Proteins co-encoded in one Arachis hypogaea cultivar Tifrunner chromosome 13, arahy.Tifrunner.gnm2.J5K5, whole genome shotgun sequence genomic window:
- the LOC112735344 gene encoding uncharacterized protein: protein MEKNAFSELGFSNWKKVNNGVNCAFVCHEGSIPNSPHNLCVKSCDDLMAQSKHIDKVLDRHSDETIANNRLRLKTSINTIRWLAFQACAFRGDDESLGSLNRGNFIELIKLLASCNQNVNNVVLENAPGNAQYISPGVQKDILHIFARKVRATIREEIGDSKFCIIIDEARDESKREQMSVVLRFVDKHGCVQERFFDLIHVSDTCSLTLKTEISLVLSRYNLDVQNLRGQGYDGASNMRDEWNGLQALFLKDCPFAYYIHCLAHQLQLALVSAAKEVCYVHQFISKLTLIVNVVTVSPKCHDQLRVAQANNVANLIANDQIVTGSGLNQIGTLQRAGDTRWGSHLNSVRSLLCMFDATCEVLEKSTEEGNFSTRGDASAAYDAITSFEFVFVLHLMRNILEVSHDFCQALQRKNQDILNALTLVSTTKTLIQRMRESSWEAFIKEVILFCEKHEVEVPDMNALHIPRRGRTRKIVDQISVEHHYRVNLFLAVIDTQLQELNGRFNDNMVELLTLSSTLDPRDNYKFFSVNKVCELVERFYPGDFSDQEKFHIRMQAQHYELDVPNHAELTNLCTISELCQGLTKTGKSLTYPLIDHLIRLGSKLLTAFPH from the exons ATGGAAAAAAATGCATTTTCAGAGTTAGGATTTAGTaattggaagaaagtaaacaATGGGGTAAATTGTGCATTTGTATGTCACGAGGGTTCTATTCCTAATTCTCCCCATAATTTATGTGTGAAATCTTGTGATGATTTAATGGCTCAATCTAAGCATATAGACAAAGTTCTTGATAGGCATAGTGATGAAACTATTGCAAATAATCGTTTAAGGTTAAAGACATCTATTAATACTATTCGATGGCTTGCATTTCAAGCATGTGCATTTAGAGGCGATGATGAAAGTCTTGGATCTTTGAATAGGGgaaattttattgagttaattaagCTTTTAGCTTCCTGTAATCAGAATGTTAATAATGTTGTCCTTGAAAATGCTCCTGGAAATGCTCAATATATATCTCCCGGTGTTCAGAAAGATATATTGCATATCTTTGCTAGAAAAGTGCGTGCAACAATTCGAGAAGAAATTGGTGattctaaattttgtataattattgatGAAGCAAGAGATGAGTCAAAGCGAGAACAAATGTCTGTGGTTTTGAGATTTGTAGACAAGCACGGTTGTGTTCAAGAAAGATTTTTTGATCTTATACATGTTTCTGATACATGTTCTTTGACATTGAAAACAGAAATTTCATTAGTTCTTTCTCGTTATAATCTTGATGTCCAAAATCTTAGGGGACAAGGGTACGATGGAGCTAGTAATATGCGTGATGAatggaatggattgcaagctctaTTTCTGAAAGATTGTCCTTTTGCTTATTACATTCATTGTCTTGCTCATCAATTACAATTAGCACTTGTTTCTGCAGCCAAAGAAGTTTGTTATGTTCATCAATTCATTTCAAAACTTACATTAATTGTGAATGTTGTGACTGTTTCTCCTAAATGTCATGATCAGTTAAGGGTTGCTCAAGCAAATAATGTTGCAAACTTAATTGCCAATGATCAAATTGTGACAGGTAGTGGACTTAATCAAATTGGTACTTTGCAAAGAGCTGGAGATACTAGATGGGGGTCTCATTTGAATTCTGTACGTAGCTTGTTATGCATGTTTGATGCTACTTGTGAAGTTCTTGAAAAAAGCACCGAAGAAGGTAATTTCTCCACTCGTGGTGATGCTAGTGCTGCTTATGATGCTATCACATCCTTTGAATTTGTCTTTGTTTTGCATTTGATGAGAAATATTTTGGAAGTTAGTCATGATTTTTGTCAAGCTTTGCAACGAAAAAATCAAGACATATTGAATGCTTTAACTCTGGTTTCTACTACCAAGACTTTAATCCAAAGAATGAGAGAATCAAGTTGGGAGGCTTTCATAAAAGAAGTTATACTATTTTGTGAGAAACATGAAGTTGAAGTTCCTGATATGAATGCATTGCATATTCCTAGAAGAGGCCGAACTCGCAAAATTGTTGATCAAATTTCAGTGGAGCATCATTACCGTGTTAATTTATTTCTGGCTGTAATTGATACACAATTGCAAGAGCTTAATGGAAGATTCAACGATAATATGGTGGAATTGCTTACTTTAAGTTCAACTTTAGATCCCAGAGATAATTATAAGTTCTTCAGTGTCAACAAAGTATGTGAATTAGTAGAACGGTTTTATCCAGGTGACTTCAGTGACCAAGAGAAATTTCACATTAGAATGCAAGCtcaacattatgaacttgatgttCCTAATCATGCTGAATTAACTAACTTGTGCACAATTTCGGAGTTATGTCAAGGATTAACGAAGACAGGAAAGTCTTTAACATATCCTTTGATTGATCATTTGATTCGCTTG GGGAGTAAGCTCTTGACCGCTTTCCCTCACTAG